A DNA window from Nitrospira sp. contains the following coding sequences:
- a CDS encoding Aminotransferase DegT (MaGe:77310382): MKLQRTIPPTAAPLSFGDLVWSVSGLLGGQRQRAKRILELKTHYGAGAAFLVSSGKAALTVILTSLARASRRRQVIIPAYTCFSVPSAVVKAGLEVVLCDVDPNTLDFKFAELEGLLNDQVLCVVSTHLFGRPADTVRVKHLCEGKGIFVVEDAAQAMGGQVDSRLLGMIGDVGFYSLGRGKNMTCGTGGIILTSSAPLAEAIEAEYASLPEAPWLHVVRNWLELFVMCIFIHPALYWFPAGLPFLGLGETKFYTDFQMFRMDDVRARLLNGWQRKLMQANQGRSARARRLVEGLDLIRKGIQPIMGEGSLFLRLPVLVSSREAKEAVCRLSREQGAGLSPNYPATVQAIPELAGRLEGRRYPGAQAIVDRLVTVPTHQFVSEQDRRKIECVLATQGECSVQGNAAAGDPSTRGTGHRHAQARN, from the coding sequence ATGAAGCTTCAGCGAACCATCCCGCCGACGGCAGCGCCGCTTTCTTTCGGAGATCTTGTGTGGTCTGTCAGCGGCCTTTTGGGTGGGCAGCGGCAGCGAGCAAAGCGGATTCTAGAATTGAAGACCCATTATGGTGCAGGTGCGGCTTTTCTTGTCTCGTCAGGAAAAGCGGCGCTGACGGTCATTCTCACATCGCTGGCTCGTGCAAGTCGCCGGAGGCAGGTGATCATTCCCGCCTACACCTGTTTTTCCGTTCCGTCCGCAGTTGTGAAGGCCGGGCTTGAGGTGGTGCTTTGCGACGTGGACCCGAACACGCTCGATTTCAAGTTTGCCGAGCTTGAGGGTTTGCTCAATGACCAGGTGCTCTGCGTCGTCTCAACCCATCTGTTTGGCCGCCCCGCGGATACGGTACGGGTGAAACATTTATGTGAAGGGAAAGGCATCTTCGTGGTTGAAGATGCCGCGCAGGCGATGGGAGGCCAGGTAGACAGCCGTCTCCTTGGGATGATTGGGGATGTCGGATTTTATAGCCTGGGCCGGGGCAAGAATATGACGTGCGGCACAGGTGGAATCATTCTAACCAGCTCTGCTCCACTCGCGGAAGCGATCGAAGCGGAATACGCGAGTTTGCCTGAAGCCCCTTGGCTTCACGTTGTTCGCAATTGGCTCGAGCTTTTCGTGATGTGCATTTTTATTCATCCGGCGTTGTACTGGTTTCCCGCGGGACTGCCTTTTCTCGGGTTGGGGGAAACCAAGTTTTATACGGACTTTCAGATGTTTCGAATGGATGATGTGCGGGCGCGTTTGCTCAATGGCTGGCAGCGGAAATTGATGCAAGCTAATCAGGGACGGTCTGCCCGTGCGCGTCGGCTGGTTGAAGGGCTGGATCTCATTCGGAAGGGTATTCAACCGATTATGGGAGAGGGCTCGCTCTTTCTCCGGCTGCCTGTGCTGGTGAGTAGCCGAGAAGCGAAAGAGGCGGTTTGCCGGCTGAGCCGCGAGCAGGGGGCTGGGCTGAGCCCGAACTATCCGGCTACCGTTCAAGCAATACCGGAATTGGCTGGACGCTTGGAAGGCCGAAGGTATCCCGGCGCTCAGGCAATCGTCGATCGATTAGTCACCGTGCCTACGCATCAGTTTGTGTCGGAGCAGGACCGTCGAAAGATAGAATGTGTCTTGGCTACTCAGGGAGAGTGCTCTGTTCAAGGGAATGCCGCGGCCGGAGATCCATCCACCAGGGGGACCGGTCATCGTCACGCCCAGGCCAGAAACTAG
- a CDS encoding Glycosyl transferase (MaGe:77310383), which yields MSLSNCMLSIFWVSVVFVFYAYIGYPLLLMTIGILRNRPVRKASNHPAVALIITAYNEEKRIREKLENTLRQDYPRERLDIVVASDCSTDGTDDLVRSYGPSGVRLVRSTAKGGKEAAQKLAVESTTGEILVFSDTATMLNPQAISTIVRNFADPTVGCVSSVDRFIDVDGAVSGEGAYVRYEMFLRNLETRVNTLVGLSGSFFAARRAVCQNWAPDLQSDFNTLLNSVRLGLRGVADPESVGFYKNLADPKKEYDRKVRTIVRGISVFMKSLALLNPFRYHLFAWQLISHKLCRWLVPFAMIGALGANLMLAPSAFFYQGTLMIQVGFYTVALAYLVTTRLPSIGMLRIPSFFVMVNISILDAWVRYCRGERIVSWTPSKR from the coding sequence ATGTCACTCTCTAATTGCATGCTCTCGATATTCTGGGTATCGGTCGTATTTGTCTTCTATGCCTATATAGGGTATCCGCTGCTGTTGATGACAATTGGAATTCTGCGTAATCGTCCGGTGAGGAAAGCTTCGAACCATCCGGCGGTTGCATTGATCATCACTGCCTACAATGAAGAAAAACGAATTCGTGAAAAGTTGGAGAATACGCTTCGTCAAGACTATCCCCGCGAGCGGCTCGACATCGTCGTCGCGTCCGATTGCTCCACCGATGGGACCGATGATTTGGTCCGCTCGTATGGGCCGTCAGGAGTTCGATTAGTTCGGTCGACCGCGAAGGGCGGGAAGGAGGCGGCGCAGAAGCTTGCCGTCGAGTCGACGACCGGAGAGATTCTGGTATTTTCCGATACCGCCACAATGCTTAATCCCCAGGCCATTTCCACGATTGTACGGAACTTTGCCGATCCAACGGTCGGCTGCGTCAGCAGCGTTGACCGGTTTATCGACGTGGATGGAGCGGTGAGTGGAGAAGGCGCCTACGTTCGTTACGAGATGTTTCTTCGGAACCTCGAAACGCGGGTCAACACGCTGGTCGGGTTGAGCGGGTCCTTCTTCGCCGCCCGTCGAGCGGTATGCCAGAACTGGGCTCCGGACCTTCAGAGCGATTTCAATACGCTGCTCAATAGTGTCAGACTAGGGCTTCGCGGAGTCGCCGACCCGGAGAGCGTCGGATTCTATAAGAATCTGGCCGATCCAAAAAAAGAGTACGATCGTAAGGTCCGAACCATTGTTCGAGGGATTTCGGTGTTTATGAAGAGCTTAGCTCTTCTCAATCCATTTCGGTATCACCTATTCGCCTGGCAGCTGATTAGCCACAAGCTCTGTCGCTGGCTCGTGCCGTTCGCAATGATTGGAGCGCTGGGGGCCAACCTTATGCTCGCGCCATCAGCTTTCTTTTATCAAGGAACGTTGATGATTCAAGTGGGATTTTATACTGTGGCGTTGGCGTATCTTGTCACCACGCGCTTGCCGAGTATCGGGATGCTGCGAATCCCCTCATTTTTCGTCATGGTGAACATTTCGATTCTCGATGCTTGGGTCCGCTATTGCCGCGGTGAGCGGATCGTGTCGTGGACTCCTTCTAAGCGATAG
- a CDS encoding conserved membrane protein of unknown function (Evidence 4 : Unknown function but conserved in other organisms; MaGe:77310384) has translation MLGSAIAAVSGSCRGLLLSDSTFELYRKGTPMENVEVTNKTLRQFGLMVGGVFLVIGLWPFLWRQEVMREWAVALGALLSVAGLAVPVSLKYLYQGWMWIGHVMGWINTRIILGVLFYGIVTPMGLVMKLAGRDPMCRGFDPSASTYRVIRTPRPASHMKNMF, from the coding sequence ATGCTTGGGTCCGCTATTGCCGCGGTGAGCGGATCGTGTCGTGGACTCCTTCTAAGCGATAGCACGTTTGAGCTGTACAGAAAGGGAACGCCGATGGAAAATGTTGAGGTAACAAACAAAACACTTCGCCAGTTTGGTCTTATGGTCGGCGGAGTCTTTCTTGTGATTGGGCTATGGCCGTTTCTTTGGCGGCAGGAGGTCATGCGGGAGTGGGCGGTCGCGCTTGGCGCGCTCTTGTCTGTGGCTGGGCTTGCTGTTCCGGTCAGCTTGAAATATTTGTACCAAGGATGGATGTGGATCGGACATGTCATGGGATGGATCAATACCCGAATTATTTTGGGGGTTCTATTCTATGGGATTGTCACGCCGATGGGTTTGGTGATGAAGTTGGCGGGGCGTGACCCCATGTGCCGGGGATTTGACCCCAGCGCTTCAACGTACCGGGTGATTCGTACCCCTCGACCGGCGTCTCATATGAAGAATATGTTCTGA
- a CDS encoding hypothetical protein (Evidence 4 : Unknown function but conserved in other organisms; MaGe:77310385), whose product MGDFIQELWAFMKERKKFWLLPIILVLVLLGSLIVLTQGSAVAPFIYTLF is encoded by the coding sequence ATGGGCGATTTTATTCAAGAGTTGTGGGCATTCATGAAAGAGCGGAAAAAGTTCTGGCTCCTGCCGATTATTCTCGTACTTGTTCTGCTCGGCAGTCTGATTGTCTTGACTCAGGGGTCGGCCGTCGCGCCCTTTATCTATACGCTGTTTTAG
- a CDS encoding NodB homology domain-containing protein (MaGe:77310386), with the protein MIARLKAATWRTLGGLYSGSGLSQFRHQGRVIVLTYHRVVPQTVVERQHIQPGMYMLEESFAAHIAYLRERFTILALDDLLDLWRTNQFKRDQSYCVITFDDGWRDNYQFAFPILRRHVVPATIFLATDFIGTTRWFWPDRMMLVLERARAQRSDSITRDEVSAMLVDTVGVRQTTDGSFMSVKSGMSIDSSAIVELCKEVAVDEIEALIDRLGRALDLNVSSERVLLDWTEVREMAAQGVSFGSHSCSHRILTNIPLSEVSHELIESRNAMLQQGIAPSSAFCYPNGNFNSDIQKLVEGGGYRAAVGCEIGLEGDCPDDLYALKRVSLHEDSSSSYSLLALALSGLR; encoded by the coding sequence GTGATCGCACGTCTCAAGGCCGCAACGTGGAGGACATTAGGCGGACTCTACTCAGGCTCCGGACTCTCACAGTTCCGGCATCAGGGGCGTGTGATCGTGCTGACCTACCACCGGGTTGTGCCTCAGACGGTGGTTGAGCGTCAGCACATTCAGCCGGGCATGTATATGCTGGAGGAGTCGTTCGCCGCGCATATCGCCTATCTCCGTGAGCGATTTACGATTCTTGCCTTGGACGATCTGCTGGACCTTTGGCGGACGAATCAGTTCAAGCGAGACCAGTCCTACTGCGTCATCACCTTTGATGATGGATGGAGAGATAACTATCAGTTCGCCTTTCCTATCCTGAGAAGGCATGTGGTCCCAGCGACAATCTTTCTTGCGACCGATTTTATTGGCACCACTCGATGGTTTTGGCCGGATCGAATGATGTTGGTGTTGGAGCGGGCTAGGGCACAGAGGAGTGATTCGATTACCCGTGATGAAGTTTCGGCAATGTTGGTCGATACGGTCGGAGTTCGTCAGACCACTGATGGGAGTTTCATGTCCGTGAAATCAGGTATGTCGATCGACTCTAGTGCGATCGTTGAACTCTGTAAGGAAGTAGCGGTCGATGAGATTGAAGCGCTCATAGACCGTCTTGGTCGTGCCCTTGATCTGAACGTTTCTTCAGAGCGGGTTCTTCTTGATTGGACTGAGGTGCGCGAGATGGCTGCCCAGGGGGTGTCATTCGGATCGCATTCCTGCTCACATCGGATTTTGACGAATATTCCCTTGTCAGAGGTCAGTCATGAGTTAATCGAGTCTCGGAATGCGATGCTTCAACAGGGGATCGCTCCATCCTCGGCATTCTGTTACCCCAATGGAAACTTCAATTCCGATATTCAAAAGTTGGTCGAGGGGGGCGGGTACCGTGCAGCGGTTGGATGCGAAATAGGATTGGAAGGCGATTGCCCGGACGATCTGTATGCGCTGAAAAGAGTCAGTCTTCATGAGGACAGCAGCTCATCGTATTCACTGCTCGCATTAGCGTTGTCTGGTCTTCGGTAA
- a CDS encoding putative carbamoyl phosphate synthase large subunit (Evidence 3 : Putative function from multiple computational evidences; MaGe:77310387), producing the protein MEPKACVLVTDGQERAALAITRSLGQAGLRVIVGAETSQSLAGASKYCSRTWQYPSPQKDPSRFVSSLSDAVDQLGLTAIMPVTDATTQLLAARRGQFQTAVLDTLPSLESYELVSDKYRLMKVAQDLGVPIPTTVYVSDGDLASVLDRVTTFPVVVKPGRSLQMVDGRWTKTSVHFVSSIEELTELYRSVPYLKNPSLIQQRVEGEGQGVFGLFDQGRPCALFAHRRIREKPPAGGVSVLRESIELPKLMTDYAVKLLEHVKWHGVAMVEFKVDPMSKIPKLMEINGRFWGSLQLAIDAGLNMPYLLHRVASGLPVAVPNNAYQVGTRSRWLLGDLDHLLLRLTRSNAALHLGPEAPSRWRCLVDFSKLFQRRLHYEVESLSDPRPALMEYRAWISQLVGGAR; encoded by the coding sequence ATGGAGCCGAAGGCCTGCGTGCTCGTAACAGATGGCCAGGAGCGTGCCGCGCTCGCGATTACCCGAAGCTTGGGGCAAGCGGGTCTTCGGGTGATCGTTGGCGCGGAAACCTCGCAGTCTCTGGCAGGTGCTTCGAAATACTGTAGCCGGACCTGGCAGTATCCGTCGCCGCAGAAAGATCCTTCCCGGTTTGTGTCTAGTTTGAGCGATGCCGTCGACCAATTGGGCCTTACCGCGATTATGCCAGTGACGGATGCTACGACGCAGTTGCTCGCGGCGCGAAGAGGCCAATTTCAGACTGCTGTTTTGGATACTCTTCCTTCGCTGGAAAGTTATGAGCTGGTATCCGACAAGTACCGGTTGATGAAAGTTGCTCAGGATCTTGGCGTGCCGATTCCCACAACGGTCTATGTCTCCGATGGAGATCTCGCATCCGTGCTTGACCGGGTGACCACATTCCCCGTTGTGGTCAAGCCCGGACGATCACTGCAAATGGTCGACGGTAGATGGACTAAGACCAGCGTGCATTTTGTATCCTCGATCGAAGAATTGACGGAGTTGTATCGAAGCGTCCCCTATTTGAAGAATCCCTCGCTCATTCAGCAGCGGGTTGAGGGGGAGGGCCAGGGAGTCTTCGGGCTTTTTGATCAGGGCCGGCCTTGTGCGCTGTTTGCGCATCGGCGCATTCGAGAGAAACCGCCTGCCGGAGGAGTGAGTGTATTGAGAGAAAGCATCGAGCTTCCCAAGCTCATGACTGATTACGCGGTCAAGTTGCTGGAACATGTGAAATGGCATGGTGTGGCGATGGTTGAGTTTAAGGTTGATCCAATGTCGAAGATCCCAAAACTGATGGAGATCAATGGGCGGTTCTGGGGGTCATTGCAGCTGGCGATCGATGCAGGACTCAACATGCCCTACCTCCTCCATCGGGTCGCAAGCGGATTGCCTGTGGCTGTGCCGAATAATGCCTATCAAGTCGGGACGCGATCCCGCTGGCTTCTTGGAGATCTCGACCATCTGTTACTGCGATTGACAAGGTCGAATGCAGCGCTCCACTTGGGGCCGGAGGCTCCGTCTCGATGGCGCTGTTTGGTGGATTTTTCGAAGTTGTTTCAGCGGAGGTTGCATTATGAAGTGGAGTCGCTGAGCGATCCTCGCCCGGCATTGATGGAGTATCGTGCGTGGATTAGCCAGTTAGTGGGAGGAGCGCGATGA
- a CDS encoding Low molecular weight protein-tyrosine-phosphatase Wzb (Modular protein) (MaGe:77310388) yields the protein MSTSDTPSVGAHCWTFFRALRATAGYIVGKLNFVRHPYERWSTVRLPDSVQSVLFVCKGNICRSPLGEVCFRSLAVQAGRPLTISSAGLETTPGKPAHLKAQATAIEQGLSLEKHTTTQVHEELLDRSDLIVVMEVAQKDRIHGLYPKTIGKVVLLGRFDSTGPLEIADPYSGTSDDFRSCYQQVKRCCQGLAVRLDMSIDDQKVRPLFPSSPAAK from the coding sequence ATGAGTACGAGCGACACCCCAAGTGTAGGCGCGCATTGCTGGACGTTTTTTCGAGCGCTCCGTGCGACAGCGGGATACATTGTTGGAAAACTGAATTTCGTTCGCCATCCGTATGAGCGGTGGTCGACCGTCCGATTGCCGGACTCCGTTCAGTCTGTTCTCTTTGTCTGCAAGGGTAATATCTGCAGGAGCCCTTTAGGCGAAGTGTGTTTTCGATCTCTTGCCGTACAGGCAGGACGGCCGCTGACAATTAGTTCAGCCGGACTTGAAACAACCCCAGGAAAGCCAGCCCATCTCAAGGCTCAGGCCACGGCGATCGAGCAGGGCCTGTCGCTGGAGAAACATACGACGACTCAAGTGCATGAAGAATTGCTGGATCGATCAGATCTGATCGTCGTGATGGAAGTGGCTCAAAAAGATCGGATTCATGGGCTGTATCCTAAAACGATTGGGAAGGTGGTGTTGTTGGGGCGCTTTGATTCTACTGGTCCTCTTGAAATTGCAGATCCCTACAGCGGCACGAGTGACGATTTCCGTTCCTGCTACCAGCAAGTGAAACGATGCTGCCAAGGCCTGGCCGTCCGACTGGATATGAGCATCGATGATCAGAAGGTGCGTCCGTTATTTCCGAGTTCTCCAGCAGCCAAATGA
- a CDS encoding Glycosyl transferase, group 1 (MaGe:77310389) — protein sequence MTASESKTTVLHLSTSSGPGGAERMISTLAAALNHSHARVIVGLFRPGWLQTECERLGVSVMVIPLTGVFGLHWFLKSWRLIRKERVALIHAHEFSAIVCGWILAKIAGVPLVATVHGKNYFWEKWRRRIAYRLVSRYGNLIAVSEDLKRFICDKVGVAARQVQVIYNGVAPAQIIAADETQACKAELEIVGRYPVLGVVGSLYPVKGHRFLISAMPELIRRWPDAVLLVIGRGELEASLKAQVEQLGIAANVRFLGMRQDVPRLLSVLDVFVLPSLSEGLSLALLEAMASGKPVVATSVGGNPELVDQGQTGLLVPSEDAGSLADRLVELIQDFPLMQRFSVQGTTRAHERFSLEHMTVQYRGLYARLLSDGDESAV from the coding sequence ATGACAGCGAGTGAATCGAAGACGACCGTGTTGCATCTGTCGACCAGCAGTGGCCCAGGCGGAGCAGAGCGAATGATCAGCACGCTTGCGGCGGCCCTGAATCACAGCCACGCACGAGTCATTGTCGGACTGTTTCGGCCTGGTTGGCTGCAAACGGAATGTGAACGCCTTGGAGTGAGCGTGATGGTCATCCCGCTCACAGGAGTCTTTGGCCTGCACTGGTTCTTGAAGTCTTGGCGCTTGATCCGCAAAGAACGGGTGGCGCTCATTCATGCTCATGAATTTAGTGCGATTGTCTGCGGCTGGATTTTAGCTAAGATTGCCGGGGTGCCGCTCGTTGCGACGGTGCACGGGAAAAATTATTTTTGGGAGAAGTGGCGGCGACGGATAGCCTATCGACTTGTCAGCCGATATGGCAACCTGATCGCAGTGTCAGAAGACTTGAAGCGGTTTATCTGTGACAAGGTTGGTGTGGCTGCGAGGCAGGTTCAGGTGATCTATAACGGTGTTGCTCCGGCACAAATAATTGCGGCTGATGAGACTCAAGCGTGCAAGGCCGAGCTTGAGATTGTTGGACGTTACCCCGTGCTGGGGGTTGTCGGCAGTCTGTATCCGGTCAAGGGGCATCGGTTCCTTATTTCGGCAATGCCGGAGCTCATTCGACGGTGGCCAGATGCAGTTTTGTTGGTGATTGGGCGGGGCGAGCTTGAAGCCTCGCTCAAGGCGCAAGTAGAACAGCTAGGAATAGCAGCGAATGTTCGCTTCTTGGGGATGAGGCAAGATGTTCCGAGACTGCTGTCGGTCTTAGATGTGTTTGTCTTGCCGTCATTGTCGGAAGGACTTTCCCTGGCACTGCTTGAGGCGATGGCATCTGGGAAACCGGTGGTGGCGACATCTGTCGGTGGAAATCCTGAATTAGTCGATCAGGGCCAGACGGGATTGCTGGTTCCTTCCGAAGATGCTGGAAGCCTGGCCGACAGATTGGTCGAACTTATACAGGACTTTCCCCTGATGCAACGCTTCTCAGTCCAGGGGACAACTCGAGCTCATGAACGCTTTAGTCTTGAGCATATGACCGTTCAGTATCGTGGACTGTACGCACGGCTTTTGTCAGACGGAGATGAGAGCGCGGTATGA
- a CDS encoding conserved membrane protein of unknown function (Evidence 4 : Unknown function but conserved in other organisms; MaGe:77310390), with the protein MMRPDVGRAQLAATSKLKLGSLAPLRQAPESKAGFYLVLAYLLFEFGRPQEIVPGLRAIPFGTGLSVLILLNVLMSGKLDFSRTQTKLWIPLFAVMAVHVPLAVNNFWALMTFKDMFLLFCVYLGIVVFVNSLERMMTLMKLWMGVHGFLAVMGVVKGGVGIGAWMGDENDFCMVMDMAAPFGYFLFFGATGMTQKLKYLGMLGTFILGAMASLSRGGFIGLASVGVYCWYRSPKKLNAFLLVVVAVVFMVILAPDRYWDEIASSTSAETMGQDGTGGARLYTWGIGMNMFFSNPIIGIGQSNFPWTFSIYEAGQTFNERSFGGRQAHSAWVTLIAELGLVGIAIVGAMLFQSYRDLKFVRTTFAPPSARQTHGQTVRAKEDIRVYLAMAMEGSLIGYIVSSVFISTLWYPSLWIMMAFVVALRNISEGQSAEVSAKTVQSKYPWGSSLQQAGERPSSRF; encoded by the coding sequence ATGATGAGGCCAGATGTTGGCAGGGCACAGCTCGCTGCAACGTCTAAATTGAAGCTGGGGAGCCTTGCGCCGTTGCGCCAAGCTCCCGAGAGCAAGGCCGGATTTTACCTGGTGCTGGCATACCTTCTGTTCGAATTCGGCCGTCCGCAGGAAATTGTTCCCGGTCTTAGAGCCATTCCATTTGGAACAGGTCTCTCGGTCTTGATTCTCTTAAATGTTCTGATGTCAGGGAAGTTGGATTTTTCCAGGACTCAGACGAAATTGTGGATCCCGCTCTTTGCTGTCATGGCGGTTCACGTGCCGCTGGCGGTGAATAACTTTTGGGCGCTGATGACGTTTAAGGATATGTTTCTCTTGTTTTGTGTGTATCTTGGCATTGTGGTTTTCGTCAATTCTCTCGAAAGAATGATGACGCTGATGAAACTGTGGATGGGGGTCCATGGATTTCTCGCTGTCATGGGTGTCGTCAAAGGAGGGGTTGGCATCGGAGCGTGGATGGGAGACGAGAACGACTTTTGTATGGTCATGGATATGGCCGCGCCGTTCGGCTACTTTCTGTTTTTCGGCGCAACGGGGATGACGCAGAAGTTGAAGTATCTGGGGATGCTGGGGACATTTATTCTTGGCGCGATGGCCAGCCTGTCTCGCGGTGGTTTTATCGGCTTGGCGTCGGTGGGAGTCTATTGCTGGTACCGGTCCCCGAAAAAGCTCAATGCCTTTCTCCTAGTTGTTGTTGCAGTTGTATTTATGGTGATCCTGGCTCCGGACAGGTACTGGGATGAAATTGCCTCGTCAACTAGCGCGGAGACCATGGGGCAGGATGGCACTGGAGGGGCTAGGCTGTATACCTGGGGCATTGGCATGAATATGTTTTTCTCTAATCCAATTATTGGAATTGGGCAGAGTAATTTCCCCTGGACTTTCTCTATTTATGAGGCCGGGCAGACATTTAACGAAAGATCGTTCGGAGGACGGCAGGCTCATTCTGCGTGGGTGACTCTTATCGCTGAATTAGGTCTGGTAGGGATTGCAATCGTTGGCGCCATGCTGTTCCAAAGTTACAGGGATTTGAAGTTTGTGAGAACAACGTTCGCGCCTCCATCGGCGAGACAAACACATGGCCAAACGGTTCGTGCCAAAGAAGATATCCGTGTGTACCTCGCCATGGCGATGGAGGGGAGTTTGATTGGCTACATTGTCAGTAGCGTGTTTATTTCTACGCTGTGGTACCCCAGTCTATGGATTATGATGGCCTTTGTGGTGGCCCTCAGAAATATTTCAGAGGGGCAGAGTGCTGAGGTTTCTGCAAAGACGGTACAAAGCAAATATCCCTGGGGCAGTTCTCTCCAACAGGCAGGCGAGAGGCCGAGCTCTCGTTTCTAA